A single Botrytis cinerea B05.10 chromosome 1, complete sequence DNA region contains:
- the Bcuba4 gene encoding Bcuba4: protein MNSAEEKASALRRQITDTETELASLKLQLLSIEGKDVDSKDLEVTEEGLVTHGESKWPMSLEEYKRYGRQMIVPDIGIQGQLRLRSTSVLLVGAGGLGCPAAAYIAGAGVGTIGIVDGDTVEESNLHRQVLHSTDRVGVNKAVSIAKYISGLNPNVKTNTFETHLTPQNAEDIVKDYDLVLDCTDHPTSRYLISDICVLLQKPLVSASALRTDGQLIILNNPALPPGDLSGGPCYRCVFPKPPPPEAVTSCGDGGIIGPVVGVMGVLQALEAIKLIASGKLATVGEKNETSSTPKTNPTTMLLFSTNGTSPFRNVRLKGRRSTCFACGEEPQLSLEQLKSGSMDYVLFCGMTHPVKLLSDEERVEAKDYEESIRKEEQDHLLIDVREKVQFDICNIEGSHNIPFSSFQGNRINEDRSLLTLTDGLSPKAPIYVVCRLGNDSQVVTKKMKEMGLDLRGDRYIGDIKGGLRSWKEQVDSSWPEY from the exons ATGAATTCCGCAGAGGAAAAGGCGAGTGCTTTACGGCGTCAAATAACTGACACCGAGACTGAACTTGCTTCCCTAAAACTACAATTATTGAGTATCGAAGGAAAAGATGTCGACTCAAAAGATCTTGAGGTTACAGAAGAAGGTCTCGTGACTCATGGCGAAAGCAAATGGCCCATGAGTTTGGAAGAATACAAACGTTATGGAAGACAAATGATCGTGCCCGATATTGGTATTCAGG GACAATTACGACTTAGATCAACCTCTGTTCTCCTAGTTGGAGCTGGAGGTTTGGGATGTCCGGCCGCTGCATATATCGCCGGTGCAGGAGTTGGTACTATTGGAATTGTCGATGGAGATACTGTAGAAGAGTCGAATTTACATCGTCAAGTATTGCATAGTACAGACCGAGTGGGGGTTAATAAAGCTGTCAGTATTgctaaatatatatcagG CTTGAATCCAAATGTAAAGACAAATACCTTCGAAACACATCTTACGCCTCAAAATGCAGAGGATATAGTCAAAGACTATGATTTAGTTCTTGACTGTACTGATCATCCCACATCCCGCTATCTCATTTCAGATATATGtgttcttctccaaaagCCACTCGTTTCCGCCTCCGCTCTCCGAACAGATGGCCagttaataatattaaacaatCCTGCCTTACCTCCTGGCGATCTATCAGGTGGTCCATGTTACCGCTGTGTCTTCCCCAAACCGCCTCCGCCCGAAGCCGTGACAAGTTGTGGCGACGGAGGAATTATTGGACCTGTTGTAGGTGTAATGGGTGTTTTACAAGCTTTGGAGGCTATAAAACTCATTGCATCTGGAAAGTTGGCCACGGTTGGGGAAAAGAATGAGACAAGTTCTACCCCCAAGACGAATCCTACTACGATGTTATTATTCTCTACAAATGGAACGTCGCCATTCAGAAATGTCCGTTTAAAGGGTAGAAGATCGACTTGTTTCGCTTGTGGAGAGGAACCTCAGTTGTCTCTTGAGCAACTGAAATCTGGCTCTATGGATTATGTCTTATTTTGTGGCATGACGCATCCCGTCAAGTTATTGAGTGATGAAGAGAGGGTTGAGGCAAAAGATTACGAAGAGTCGATAAGAAAGGAAGAACAAGATCATTTGTTGATTGACGTTCGAGAGAAGGTGCAGTTTGATATCTGTAATATTGAGGGATCACACAATATACCTTTCTCATCATTCCAAGGCAACAGAATCAACGAAGATCGCTCACTATTAACGCTCACCGATGGCCTGAGCCCGAAAGCTCCTATATATGTCGTTTGTAGGCTCGGTAACGATTCCCAAGTAGTCACaaaaaagatgaaggaaatggGATTGGATCTCAGAGGCGACAGATATATTGGTGATATCAAGGGAGGTTTACGATCTTGGAAAGAACAGGTAGATAGTTCTTGGCCCGAATACTAG
- the Bcpam17 gene encoding Bcpam17, producing the protein MLYSAPTLRTAAASCRMQPSFLTSCTYQTASTTPLRTPDTQTPSSRRRVLVPNYKRNVTFKPSTSSTRSASTTTSPPSTKTSKSSAAQTEVLDWNTFFKLRRTRRWFQLGSSIGTGFGGFAIGAQILTHTDMDALVGQIPLDPFITLGLVTFACGGAGWLTGPILGTAAFNVKNRKFRQQMDIKEKEFYARVKKYRVDPSASSMANPVPDYYGEKISSVAGYRQWLKDQRAFNRKRQTYV; encoded by the exons ATGCTGTATTCAGCGCCAACATTAAGAACAGCAGCAGCTAGCTGCCGCATGCAACCGTCATTCCTCACATCATGCACCTACCAAACTGCATCAACTACCCCTCTTCGCACTCCAGATACTCAAACCCCAAGTTCGCGACGTCGAGTCCTGGTTCCTAACTATAAACGCAATGTCACATTCAAACCCAGTACCTCCTCTACTCGTTCTGCATCCACAACTACATCTCCCCCTTCAACCAAAACCTCAAAGTCTAGTGCTGCGCAAACAGAAGTTCTAGATTGGAACACATTTTTCAAGCTCCGTCGAACCCGTCGCTGGTTTCAACTCGGTTCTTCTATCGGTACCGGATTTGGTGGTTTCGCAATTGGTGCGCAGATTCTTACACATACGGATATGGATGCACTGGTGGGACAAATTCCATTGGATCCATTCATTACATTGGGATTAGTAACATTCGCATGTGGAGGAGCTGGATGGTTGACCGGACCAATTTTGGGGACTGCGGCGTTCAATGTGAAGAACAGGAAGTTTAGACAGCAGATGGATATAAAGGAGAAAGAGTTTTATGCGAGGGTTAAGAAGTATAGGGTGGACCCTAGTGCGAGTTCGATGGCGAATCCAGTGCCTG ATTATTACGGCGAGAAAATCTCAAGTGTAGCCGGCTATAGGCAATGGTTGAAGGATCAAAGAGCTTTCAACAGGAAACGACAAACATACGTGTaa